DNA from Leptospira bandrabouensis:
CAATAAACAAAGAGCTAAAAACAAATGGATTTGGAAAACCTGTAGTACTTTTGGATTTGGACCGATTGGATGAAAATTTATCCACACTTTCCAAAAACATCCCACCTCCTTTACACTACCGTATCGTTGTAAAGTCTCTTCCTTCATTGGATCTTCTTAGATATATTACAAAGGCAACTAACACAAGGCGTCTAATGGTTTTTCATTCTGGTGACCTTGTGATGTTACTAAGAGATCCCGAGTTTTCTTCGTTTGATATTCTACTTGGGAAACCGATGCCAGTTCGTGCTTTAGAAGAAATTTACCAAAAATCAAAGAAAGATCGGTTCCAAAAAATCCATTGGTTAGTGGATACCGAAACTAGACTCAACCAATATTTGGAATTTGCTAAATCGAAGAACATAAAATTAAATATTGTTTTAGAAATTGATATTGGGCTACACCGGGGAGGATTTACTTATCCGACTTTGACAACTCAATCTATTTCGAAAATCCAAGATCATCCAAATCATTTAGAATTTGGAGGATTTATGGGATATGAGCCTCATGTGGCTTCCGTTCCGAACTTGTTAGGTGACAAGACAGAGGCAATTGAAAAAGAGATTGAATCCTCTTTAAAAAAATATGAAGGATTTGTGAGTGATGCTAAAAAATCTTTTCCTTCCTTATTTAATAAAGAATTACTTATGAATGGTGGGGGAAGTAAAACTTACCGGTTTTATCAAAAGAACCAACAAGTTGTGAATGATGTTTCTGTTGGTTCGGCCCTTGTAATGCCTACCGATTTTGATGTAATTACACTCAAAGAACACAAACCAGCGTTTTATATTGCAGCTCCCGTTTTGAAGCGATTGGACGGGACAACCATTCCTTTTTTAGAATCTATTTCGTTTTTATTTCCTATATGGAATCCGAACTTACAGGTAACATATTTTATTTATGGTGGTGCTTATCTTGCCAAAAAAGAATCACCGCAAGGTCTTTTTGATAATAGTCTGTATGGGGCAAGCACAAACCAAGGGATCTTAAATGGAAGTTTGGCCACTGCATTGCAACCGGATGATTACGTTTTTTTTCGCCCCACACAAAGTGAAAAGGTGATGGCGGAGATGGGTGAAGTGGTTCTTTTACGAAAAGGAAAAATCATAGGAACCTGGAAGTGTTTTATCAACTAGGATAGGACTAAGATTCATATTCTAGTTGATATCATTTTAGGTTACTTGTCTTTAAAAAAATCCCACATTACATCATTGGCTTTGATGGCCATTGATGGTGAGGCCGAGCCAAAGAATAGAGAGGGTTTTTTGCCACCCGGCCATGAGTGACCTCCATTTTCAGTGACACAAAGTTTTACCTTCACACCCTCTTTACATTCATTGTATTCGTCGCAAGTCACACCTGGTTCGTCTAATACTCGTTTGGGAGTTGGGTTACACTGGTTGAATTGGACCCATTTGGAAATGGATTTTGGAACAGAAACAAAATCAGTAACAAGAGACCTGTCTCTAAAACTTTCTCCAGCACCACCATAAAATAAAACTTTATCATCATCTTTTGCATGAATATGCAAAACAGAAATTGGTTTGGATGGATTACAGGAAATTGTATTATCCGTTCCAGCAATCGTTGCGATTGCTGTGAGATTGTCTGTCATTTCACAAGCAAGGCGATAGCTCATCATTGCTCCATTGGACATCCCCGTAGAATATACTTTGGATTTGTCAATATGCAGCTGTTTAGTGGTGTAATTTAAAATTTCTTTAATAAAGCCAACATCATCGATTTTTTTGTCTCGAGCTTCGGCACAACAATTTCCTGCATTCCAAGTAGCAATTTTGCCAGATTTGTATTTACTATACCCGTTTGGAAATATGACAATATGTCCATTATCTTCTGATTTAGATATTTGGTGATAATAATCTTCGTTTGATTGAATTTCCATATCTCCACCACCACCGTGCAATACAAAGAGTAATGGAGTTTTTTTGTTAGGTGAATATGATTTAGGTACATGAATTTTGTAATAACGTGGAATTCCGTCAAAAGGAAAAGTAAAGGTATAATCACCTGGACTTTCGATTTTTTGGGAGAGATCACTGGAAGCAATGGGTGCTGGTTTTTCA
Protein-coding regions in this window:
- a CDS encoding alpha/beta hydrolase family esterase, encoding MKYNSKALWFVSLALLIFSSVSCSRGWLRSKIQERFQKKMDEKPAPIASSDLSQKIESPGDYTFTFPFDGIPRYYKIHVPKSYSPNKKTPLLFVLHGGGGDMEIQSNEDYYHQISKSEDNGHIVIFPNGYSKYKSGKIATWNAGNCCAEARDKKIDDVGFIKEILNYTTKQLHIDKSKVYSTGMSNGAMMSYRLACEMTDNLTAIATIAGTDNTISCNPSKPISVLHIHAKDDDKVLFYGGAGESFRDRSLVTDFVSVPKSISKWVQFNQCNPTPKRVLDEPGVTCDEYNECKEGVKVKLCVTENGGHSWPGGKKPSLFFGSASPSMAIKANDVMWDFFKDK
- a CDS encoding alanine racemase is translated as MFKNRKLYIWVFLIIIIVVVLIFKPKDEGSSYSEYFSAINKELKTNGFGKPVVLLDLDRLDENLSTLSKNIPPPLHYRIVVKSLPSLDLLRYITKATNTRRLMVFHSGDLVMLLRDPEFSSFDILLGKPMPVRALEEIYQKSKKDRFQKIHWLVDTETRLNQYLEFAKSKNIKLNIVLEIDIGLHRGGFTYPTLTTQSISKIQDHPNHLEFGGFMGYEPHVASVPNLLGDKTEAIEKEIESSLKKYEGFVSDAKKSFPSLFNKELLMNGGGSKTYRFYQKNQQVVNDVSVGSALVMPTDFDVITLKEHKPAFYIAAPVLKRLDGTTIPFLESISFLFPIWNPNLQVTYFIYGGAYLAKKESPQGLFDNSLYGASTNQGILNGSLATALQPDDYVFFRPTQSEKVMAEMGEVVLLRKGKIIGTWKCFIN